CGAGCCATCCGGGGATGACCGCCATCGAGAAACATTCCTTGATCGACCACTCACGGTATAGATCCGATATCGCCTTACCGAGTTCCTCGAACTTTTCCTTGTCGTCCGGGTTCATCAGGTCTTCGGCACTGACATTGGCGAACCATGCGTTCACCTTTTCGTCAGGTTCCTGCTGCGCGTTGGCAAAAAACTTGTCAATGGAGCGATATGTCGTCTCGACTTCCCTGCCGGAACGCATGACCCTTTTCATGTTCTTGTCGAGATTCGCCTCAAGCTTGGTCATCTTCTCATTGATGACTTTCCGCATACCATCGGGATCGTCACCACCGGACAGTGCCTCGACCCATAGTTTCAGCCTCTCCGCGAGAAGTTTTCTCTGCTTGGCAAAATCTTTCTTCGTCAGGAATTCCTTTCTCTGGAAATCCTTCTTCGGATCGAGCCATTCGACACCCCTGACGAGGTCTCCATCGGCTGTCTTGAAAGAAGGAAGAATTTTCGCCAGCTCTTCGAACTTCCCGAATTTTTCACTCAGGAGCTCGGCGAACTCATCGTCCGACAAGGTTTCACCTGCCGCAGCTGGCTTTGCCTCTGCTGCTTCCTGCTGCTGAGGCTGCATTTCCTTTTCTTCGTCACCCATTCGTATCTCCTCGTTTTTATTCGGTTAACAGATCGATATAGTACTGTGCCGCTTTCAAAAGAGCTGCTTTCTTCTCCGCGTCCGAAAGAGTCTTTTTGAGGGCATTGTTCTTCTTGAGCTGTTTGTCGAGATCTGCCAGGATCTCTTTGCTGTAGTAGGTCGTCGACAGATGGTCGTTGTTCTCGATCAGTTCCTTCGGAGTAAAATCTTTCATCGCCTTGATCTTGAAATCGGCGTTGATCGGCTCACCTTCCGTCGATTCCA
The Candidatus Latescibacterota bacterium genome window above contains:
- a CDS encoding type VI secretion system contractile sheath small subunit; translation: ESTEGEPINADFKIKAMKDFTPKELIENNDHLSTTYYSKEILADLDKQLKKNNALKKTLSDAEKKAALLKAAQYYIDLLTE